In a single window of the Drosophila miranda strain MSH22 chromosome XL, D.miranda_PacBio2.1, whole genome shotgun sequence genome:
- the LOC108164547 gene encoding uncharacterized protein LOC108164547 isoform X1 yields MVSTTLTTLAAGQTTSSNNHHHHHHHHHQQQQQQQQLQQQQQQQQLQQQQQLPYQRLPPHATASTGAAGSLGATGNQSRSFYALNGLEHDCDGNSSSNNYPQQQQSSSPLNDQISLLFPKCRPKQQQQQQHYPQQQQQQQQHQQQRHELHTDVNLNRSSSPTTVAATAATDPAATQTSTPSYYKSVNIITQSPPPHSASSHSSESLSSVTPRISTNPFLCAPLTPPTPPPPPPLHSSAALPVEGEGEGESEGSRDGSRDGVAAGGAGAGAEEEVDETVLAAGYPASFYYHTGETRRGQSTYPEMPRKRSTGLPTSASASAISSRQQSLHNGGSNVNGTASNGNTQSQVQSQSQSQNPFIKENYWETAPMRASSLLHSPTEYAEYAEEQQQQQQQHQQQQHLQASARRAYHQQREQMATQLYGLAQRQATQQPPAHILRVGRSPINRSYTATQQQQQPQQQQQQQQSVNNACADGLTPLASHYLYGSKSSLDQHGAGDWEPREQRKLRMREEREREREILLLEQEVLAARENHLTHLTGQQHQQQRKRHGHGEDRERERERDHRLVNGSAAGNEGVYGSADPGESWQHLRVTTEANVAEESSCKHPSKLIEKTLPMPQSQSQSQSQSQSQSQLQLQLQSGLRSLEEAAMYREHKLDAWQLERNYTLAVESRHGIIEYEGSPRRIGGWGAVTAAAAASAADESEPPATAAAAAAPAPQQQQQQQLPMAAVPPLSSTATSLQKTAARAALAALAQTQNHIQNHSQAPQPPQQLQAYPVRPGFPQRILSPPHREPRSCSPQPPQHAAPQHHTSMMSNHSNNHTNTNKLQQPVTSSDTNAEDTSNDVSEIGTISDLTTPEAVANEVASRSATPPMHTTPAPAPAPAPPTACCSTGAGAGAGAGAGPGPGAGPLSLHTKSSTFDYLYEFSETRKVLEEFFKCPSTDEQPIMENGSDVDSIDIQYEFHSNFERDEEELVEDEEEDDDVDVDGDGDDEENDEAEDEEEHIAQDQEHDEDQDHDQDRDYRQQQQQAPTSDLSRDVERHVYGGYTQPQMQQSQPMPVGVGVGVGVSGRRPHYSSGSPLMRDFDFFLDSASRSSGERDGEQDGLNHNQLLSTGSGSGLGQSVGVGVGPAGGHNYRYSPETTDYDSNCGDLDSLSGEMNGGVSTSCSNYAKYYASAMPVLEDGLSSGHTSDTENNNNKNLQQAGVQGGPGQGQCPNSLSASTSIGGSGGISMLMDMKRLSTNNSLNSMHNLTTASTTDSNGGHGHLVNSPSPSNGLAKQPPPMPQPRELLGQSPSQTQSHSHSQNKVFKNIDPDLDSLYSISVFHRPDTVQMTPPPPAPAPHRKPNSSSAADVDLLQPSSKHTPLASAISSTLQRSSPTTPSGSGGLGSGPGKPRSAGSNGSSNGTGTGNGNGVLGGVPPPIPERSSLMTAQRSPSPVISSPVWLSRHLDGGVGKGLLESGSDNHSKNHSADEDDVDTDLETDRLLGHQRLDDQGYYDENKSWDRKPRSSLLSKISPKQQMPSTKTRNGYNALLSSTPELLPPPPIPPKSSSGSGGKLLDLVGGMVQRSISRSSSEHSEKSPSKMQLQAQQSGSTVGDPVDVVASAVVAASVAAAVASAPPLESPGNGGGSDRSVNGGGGGIIKLEAENGSLNGGINITAAVAGGAGAGAGSSVANPGAVTTAVNAGSNNSSGSGAGSNSNSGCGSGEKKVKKSKSKEGGAVLIEGVLFRAKYLGSTQLVCEGQPTKSTRMMQAEEAVSRIKALAPDGDVQPSTEVDLFISTEKIMVLNTDLKEIMMDHALRTISYIADIGDLVVLMARRRFVPQDIDDAPKPNRTPKMICHVFESDEAQFIAQSIGQAFQVAYMEFLKANGIEDHRFVKEMDYQEVLNSQEIFGDELEIFAKKELQKEVVVPKAKGEILGVVIVESGWGSMLPTVVIANLMSSGAAARCGQLNIGDQLIAINGLSLVGLPLSTCQTYIKNTKNQTVVKFTVVPCAPVVEVKIKRPETKYQLGFSVQNGVICSLLRGGIAERGGVRVGHRIIEINNQSVVAVPHEKIVNLLATSVGEILMKTMPTSMFRLLTGQENPIYI; encoded by the exons ATGGTCAGCACAACATTGACAACATTGGCTGCTGGACAAACAACTAGTAGCAATAATCATcatcaccaccaccatcatcaccaccagcagcagcagcagcagcagcaactgcaacagcagcaacagcagcagcaactgcaacagcagcaacagttgcCCTACCAGCGACTGCCGCCACACGCCACAGCTTCCACGGGGGCAGCAGGATCACTGGGAGCAACCGGCAACCAGTCCCGCAGCTTCTATGCGCTGAACGGTCTGGAGCACGACTGCgacggcaacagcagcagcaacaactatccacagcagcagcagtcctCTTCTCCGCTAAACGATCAGATCAGCCTGCTCTTCCCGAAGTGCCGgcccaagcagcagcagcagcagcagcattatccacagcagcagcagcagcagcagcaacaccagcagcagcgacatgAGCTCCACACGGATGTGAATCTTAACAGGAGCAGCAGCCCCACCACTGTAGCAGCCACTGCGGCCACGGATCCCGCTGCCACGCAGACCAGCACGCCCAGCTACTACAAGAGCGTCAACATCATAACACAGTCGCCGCCGCCGCACTCGGCCTCGTCACACTCCTCGGAGTCGCTCTCCTCGGTGACGCCGCGTATATCCACAAATCCGTTCCTGTGCGCCCCACTGACACCGCCCacaccgccgccaccgccgccgctgcACAGCTCTGCCGCACTTCCAGtcgagggtgagggtgagggtgaatCGGAGGGATCCAGAGACGGATCCAGAGACGGCGTTGCTGCTGGTGGAGCGGGTGCCGGAGCTGAAGAGGAAGTAGACGAGACCGTCCTGGCGGCAGGCTATCCGGCCTCCTTCTACTACCACACGGGCGAGACCAGGCGTGGCCAGAGCACCTACCCCGAGATGCCGCGCAAACGGAGCACAGGCCTGCCCACCAGCGCCAGTGCAAGCGccatcagcagcaggcagcaatCACTGCACAACGGCGGCAGCAACGTGAACGGAACTGCCAGCAATGGCAATACTCAGAGTCAGgtgcagagccagagccagagccagaatcCCTTCATCAAGGAGAACTATTGGGAGACAGCTCCCATGCGAGCCAGTTCCCTGCTGCACTCTCCCACGGAGTACGCGGAGTAcgcggaggagcagcagcagcagcagcagcagcatcaacagcagcaacatctgCAAGCCTCCGCCCGGCGGGCATACCACCAACAGCGGGAGCAGATGGCCACACAGCTGTACGGCTTGGCCCAGCGACAGGCAACGCAGCAGCCGCCGGCGCACATCCTCCGGGTCGGACGGAGCCCGATCAACCGCAGCTACACGGcaacccagcagcagcagcagccacagcagcagcaacagcaacagcagtccGTAAACAATGCCTGTGCGGACGGACTGACCCCACTGGCCAGCCACTATCTATACGGAAGCAAGTCGTCTTTGGATCAGCACGGGGCCGGGGACTGGGAGCCGCGGGAGCAGCGCAAACTGAGGATGCGCGAGGAGCGggaacgggagagggagatcCTGTTGCTTGAGCAGGAGGTGCTGGCGGCACGGGAAAACCACCTGACCCACTTGACGgggcagcagcatcagcagcagcgcaagCGGCATGGACACGGCGAGGACAGAGAGCGTGAGAGGGAACGCGATCATCGTCTGGTCAATGGTAGCGCAGCAGGCAATGAGGGTGTCTACGGATCGGCAGATCCCGGCGAGAGCTGGCAGC ATCTGCGTGTTACAACCGAAGCGAATGTGGCCGAGGAAAGCAGCTGCAAGCATCCCAGCAAGCTGATAGAGAAGACTCTGCCCATGCCACAGTCGcagtcccagtcgcagtcccaATCGCAGTCCCAGTCGCAGTTGCAGCTGCAGTTGCAATCCGGCCTAAGGAGCCTTGAGGAGGCAGCCATGTACCGGGAGCACAAGCTGGATGCCTGGCAACTGGAGCGCAACTACACGCTGGCCGTGGAGTCGCGTCACGGCATTATAG AATACGAAGGCTCTCCCCGGCGCATTGGTGGCTGGGGGGCAGTGactgcagcagcggcagcctcGGCAGCGGACGAAAGCGAACCACCAGCCActgcggcagcagcagcagcaccagcaccgcagcagcagcagcagcagcagcttcccATGGCCGCTGTGCCACCGTTGAGCTCAACAGCCACCTCGCTGCAGAAGACGGCGGCCCGGGCAGCCCTTGCCGCACTGGCCCAGACCCAGAACCACATTCAGAACCACTCGCAGGCGCCACAACCACCGCAGCAATTGCAGGCCTATCCTGTGCGCCCGGGCTTTCCACAG CGAATCCTTTCGCCGCCTCATCGCGAGCCCCGCAGCTGCTCCCCTCAGCCGCCGCAGCACGCGGCACCACAGCACCACACGAGCATGATGAGCAACCACAGCAACAACCACACGAACACCAACAAACTACAGCAGCCGGTGACCAGCAGCGACACCAATGCGGAGGACACCAGCAACGATGTGTCCGAAATTGGCACCATCTCCGACCTGACCACGCCTGAAGCGGTGGCCAACGAGGTGGCCAGCAGGTCGGCCACGCCACCAATGCACAcaacaccagcaccagcaccagcaccagcaccaccgACAGCGTGCTGCTcaacaggagcaggagcaggagcaggagcaggggcGGGACCAGGACCTGGAGCTGGACCACTGAGCCTCCACACAAAATCATCGACCTTTGATTACCTCTACGAGTTCTCGGAGACGCGCAAGGTGCTGGAGGAGTTCTTCAAGTGCCCCTCGACCGACGAGCAGCCCATCATGGAGAACGGCAGCGATGTGGACAGCATT GACATACAGTACGAGTTCCACAGCAACTTTGagcgcgacgaggaggagctggtcgaggatgaggaggaggacgatgACGTGGACGtcgacggtgacggtgacgaCGAGGAGAACGATGAGGCAGAAGACGAGGAAGAGCACATCGCGCAAGACCAGGAGCACGACGAGGATCAGGATCACGACCAGGACCGGGACtatcgccagcagcagcagcaagcccCCACCTCAGACCTGTCCAGAGACGTAGAGCGTCATGTCTACGGGGGATACACCCAGCCGCAGATGCAGCAAAGTCAGCCCATGCCCGTGGgagtgggcgtgggcgtgggcgtctCGGGACGTAGGCCACActacagcagcggcagccccCTGATGCGGGACTTTGACTTCTTCCTGGACTCTGCCAGCCGGAGCAGCGGCGAACGGGACGGTGAGCAGGATGGCCTAAACCACAACCAACTGCTGAGCACCGGAAGCGGCAGTGGGCTCGGCCAgagcgtgggcgtgggcgtcgGCCCGGCTGGGGGCCACAACTACCGCTACTCGCCGGAGACCACCGACTACGACTCCAACTGTGGCGATCTGGACA GTCTTTCTGGGGAGATGAACGGAGGCGTGTCGACCTCGTGCTCGAACTACGCCAAGTACTATGCCTCCGCCATGCCCGTGCTGGAGGACGGACTCTCCTCGGGCCACACCAGCGACACCgagaacaacaacaataagaaCCTGCAGCAGGCCGGCGTCCAGGGGGGCCCGGGTCAGGGTCAGTGCCCCAACAGCCTGAGTGCCAGCACCAGCATcggtggcagcggcggcatcTCCATGCTGATGGACATGAAGCGCCTATCCACCAACAACAGCCTCAACAGCATGCACAACCTGACCACCGCCTCCACCACGGACAGCAACGGCGGCCACGGCCACCTCGTCaacagtcccagtcccagcaaTGGGCTCGCCAAGCAGCCACCGCCGATGCCACAGCCCCGGGAGCTGCTCGGCCAGAGTCCCAGCCAGACccagagccacagtcacagccagaACAAAGTGTTCAAGAACATCGATCCCGACCTGGACTCGCTCTATTCGATCA GTGTTTTCCATCGACCGGACACGGTGCAGATGACTCCGCCGCCGCCGGCTCCAGCGCCGCATCGCAAGCCCAATAGCAGTAGCGCAGCAGACGTCGATCTGCTGCAGCCGAGCAGCAAGCACACGCCCCTGGCGTCGGCCATCAGCTCAACGCTGCAGCGCAGCTCCCCCACCACGCCGTCGGGCAGTGGTGGGTTGGGGTCCGGCCCGGGTAAGCCCAGGAGTGCGGGGAGCAACGGTAGCAGCAATGGAACCGGAACCGGAAACGGCAACGGAGTGTTGGGAGGCGTACCGCCGCCGATTCCGGAAAGAAGCAGCCTGATGACGGCGCAGCGATCGCCTTCGCCGGTGATAAGCTCGCCCGTGTGGCTGTCCCGCCACCTGGACGGTGGTGTCGGCAAGGGGCTGCTCGAGTCCGGGTCGGACAACCATTCGAAGAACCACAGTGCGGACGAGGACGATGTGGACACTGACCTGGAGACGGACCGCCTGCTGGGACACCAGCGGCTGGACGACCAGGGCTACTACGACGAGAACAAGAGCTGGGACCGCAAGCCGCGCTCCTCACTGCTCTCGAAAATCTCACCCAAGCAGCAAATGCCCAGCACGAAGACGCGGAACGGCTACAACGCTCTGCTCAGCTCCACGCCggagctgctgccgccacCACCCATACCCCCAAAAAGCTCCTCCGGCAGCGGTGGCAAGCTGCTCGACCTCGTCGGGGGCATGGTCCAGCGCAGCATATCACGCAGCTCCTCGGAGCACAGCGAGAAATCGCCCAGCAAGATGCAGTTACAGGCCCAGCAGTCCGGGTCGACCGTAGGCGATCCTGTGGATGTGGTGGCCTCGGCCGTGGTGGCTGCCTCGGTGGCAGCGGCGGTGGCATCGGCTCCGCCCTTGGAAAGTCCCGGCAACGGCGGCGGATCCGACCGTTCCGTGAAcggaggcggtggcggcaTCATCAAGCTGGAGGCGGAGAACGGCAGTCTCAACGGAGGAATCAACATCACAGCAGCAGTGGccggaggagcaggagcaggagctgggaGCAGTGTGGCCAATCCCGGAGCCGTGACCACCGCAGTGAATgctggcagcaacaacagcagcggcagcggcgccggcagcaacagcaacagcggctGCGGCAGCGGCGAGAAAAAAGTGAAAAAGAGTAAGAGCAAAGAAG GCGGCGCAGTGCTAATCGAGGGCGTCCTCTTCAGGGCCAAGTACTTGGGCTCCACGCAGCTGGTCTGCGAGGGTCAGCCCACAAAGTCGACGCGCATGAtgcaggccgaggaggccgTCTCCCGTATCAAG GCCCTG GCACCCGATGGCGATGTCCAGCCCAGCACCGAAGTGGATCTATTTATATCAACGGAGAAGATCATGGTGCTGAACACCGACTTGAAGGAGATCATGATGGATCACGCACTGCGCACGATCTCTTATATAGCGGACATTGGAGATCTGGTGGTGCTGATGGCTCGACGCCGCTTTGTGCCGCAGGACATCGACGATGCTCCCAAGCCGAATCGTACGCCCAAGATGATCTGTCACGTGTTTGAGAGCGACGAAGCCCAGTTCATTGCCCAGTCCATAGGCCAGGCCTTCCAGGTGGCCTACATGGAGTTCCTCAAGGCCAACGGCATCGAAGACCATCGATTCGTCAAGGAGATGGACTACCAGGAGGTGCTCAACAGCCAGGAGATCTTTGGCGACGAGCTCGAGATCTTTGCCAAGAAGGAGCTGCAAAAGGAGGTCGTTGTGCCCAAGGCCAAGGGCGAGATACTCGGTGTGGTCATTGTCGAGAGCGGCTGGGGCTCCATGCTCCCCACCGTCGTCATTGCCAACCTGATGAGCTCCGGTGCGGCGGCCCGGTGCGGCCAACTGAACATCGGCGATCAGCTGATCGCCATCAACGGACTGAGCCTCGTCGGCCTGCCGCTCTCCACCTGCCAGACGTACATTAAGAACACCAAAAACCAAACAGTCGTCAAGTTCACAGTGGTGCCCTGCGCCCCCGTTGTCGAGGTGAAGATCAAGCGGCCAGAGACCAAATATCAGCTGGGATTCAGTGTTCAGAATGGTGTG ATCTGCAGTCTTCTGCGGGGCGGCATAGCCGAGCGAGGTGGGGTCCGCGTTGGCCATCGCATCATTGAGATCAACAACCAGAGCGTGGTGGCAGTGCCCCACGAGAAGATCGTCAACTTGCTCGCCACATCAGTGGGGGAG ATACTCATGAAGACGATGCCCACATCCATGTTCCGCCTGCTCACCGGCCAGGAGAATCCCATATATATTTAA